From the genome of Scytonema hofmannii PCC 7110, one region includes:
- the upp gene encoding uracil phosphoribosyltransferase, translating to MHNQVTIINHPLIQHKLTLMRKAETSTAKFRSLLKEISLLLAYEVTRDFPLKDEFIKTPLGPMNAPVLAPEKKLVIVSIQRAGQGILDGMLELMPTARVGHIGLYRDPKTLVPIEYYFKVPQDVDKRDVLIVDPMLATGNTAVAAVERLKSTNPLSIKFICILAAPEGLEHFTAFHPDVPIYTVAVDEYLDEHGYIIPGLGDAGDRLFGTK from the coding sequence ATGCACAATCAAGTCACAATAATTAATCATCCATTAATCCAGCACAAACTTACGTTAATGCGTAAAGCTGAAACGAGTACGGCAAAATTTCGATCCCTTCTGAAAGAAATTAGCCTGTTGTTAGCTTATGAAGTCACTCGCGATTTTCCGTTAAAGGACGAATTCATTAAAACACCTCTAGGACCAATGAATGCACCAGTCCTTGCGCCGGAAAAAAAACTGGTGATTGTTTCTATCCAACGGGCAGGTCAGGGAATTTTAGATGGAATGTTAGAACTGATGCCTACTGCAAGAGTGGGGCATATCGGGTTGTATCGTGACCCCAAGACCTTAGTTCCTATTGAGTACTATTTCAAGGTTCCTCAAGATGTGGATAAGCGAGATGTGTTGATCGTCGATCCGATGCTTGCTACTGGCAATACAGCAGTGGCAGCTGTTGAACGCCTGAAATCAACTAATCCATTGTCTATTAAGTTTATTTGCATACTTGCTGCACCGGAAGGTCTGGAACATTTTACTGCGTTTCATCCAGATGTACCTATTTATACTGTAGCTGTAGATGAATATCTGGATGAGCACGGGTACATCATACCGGGCTTGGGAGATGCGGGAGATAGGTTATTTGGTACGAAGTAA
- a CDS encoding URC4/urg3 family protein: MEKRTAETLRSQRKDERALAAYLRSPTAIRERCGQLYKLAIEGNSRYFNCDLSQLERVADYTIGVMREEYPDLGIPFHSRWRHFETGGVPRLSILDERLAGLTPLDKAIAKFDLVIISVLLDAGAGESWYYNEPETQLRFQRSEGLAVASFQMFCTGTFVRCRHTTPLQVNADRLQTLTEGELAQGFGVSAENPLVGITGRLKLLQKLGRSLVSSPNIFGEQSPRPGNLVRYLMTKSCNNQLEAATVLGAVLEGLSDIWSGRIEVAGINLGDVWFHPDVVDDGLVPFHKLSQWLTYSLLEPLEELGLEITGLDALTGLAEYRNGGLFLDLGLINVKNQDILLKPYPVSSEAIVEWRALTVILLDCIAATIREKLGMNAEELPLVKILQGGTWTAGRRIAAELRKGATPPIQIESDGTVF, from the coding sequence ATGGAGAAAAGAACCGCAGAGACGCTGAGGTCACAGAGGAAAGATGAGAGGGCGTTGGCTGCTTATTTGCGATCGCCTACTGCTATTCGAGAACGTTGCGGACAGTTATACAAACTGGCTATTGAAGGTAATTCGCGTTACTTCAATTGCGATTTGTCTCAATTGGAACGGGTGGCTGATTATACGATTGGGGTCATGCGGGAGGAATATCCGGATTTAGGAATTCCTTTTCACAGCCGTTGGCGACATTTTGAAACTGGGGGCGTACCTCGTCTGTCAATTTTGGATGAGAGGTTAGCAGGGCTAACGCCTTTAGACAAAGCTATTGCTAAGTTTGATTTGGTTATTATCAGTGTTTTACTGGATGCAGGAGCCGGAGAAAGTTGGTATTATAATGAGCCGGAAACTCAACTGCGTTTTCAGCGTTCTGAAGGGTTAGCAGTTGCTAGTTTTCAAATGTTTTGTACGGGAACTTTTGTTCGCTGTCGTCACACAACGCCTTTACAAGTGAATGCCGATAGGTTGCAGACATTAACTGAAGGGGAATTAGCACAAGGGTTTGGTGTTAGTGCAGAAAATCCCCTAGTGGGAATTACTGGGCGTTTGAAGTTATTGCAAAAATTAGGTCGTTCCCTTGTCTCTTCACCCAATATTTTTGGAGAACAAAGTCCCCGTCCGGGTAATCTGGTAAGATATTTAATGACAAAATCTTGTAATAATCAGTTAGAAGCGGCAACAGTATTGGGTGCAGTTCTGGAAGGATTGAGTGATATTTGGTCTGGACGAATAGAAGTTGCTGGAATCAATTTGGGGGATGTCTGGTTTCACCCAGATGTCGTTGATGATGGTTTAGTGCCATTTCACAAACTGTCCCAATGGTTAACCTATTCCTTGTTAGAACCTTTAGAGGAACTGGGTTTAGAAATAACTGGCTTAGATGCCCTCACTGGATTAGCAGAATATCGCAATGGAGGTTTATTCCTTGACTTAGGGCTGATAAACGTTAAAAACCAAGATATTTTGCTCAAACCTTACCCAGTTTCTTCGGAAGCGATCGTAGAATGGCGTGCTCTGACTGTGATACTTTTAGACTGCATTGCTGCCACGATTCGCGAAAAGTTGGGCATGAATGCTGAAGAATTGCCATTAGTGAAAATTTTGCAAGGTGGAACTTGGACAGCAGGGCGAAGAATCGCTGCCGAACTCCGGAAGGGTGCTACTCCTCCTATCCAAATAGAAAGTGATGGCACGGTATTTTAA
- a CDS encoding GTP cyclohydrolase II, whose amino-acid sequence MPKQNSIYRHIVLTSHPSRFGPKPIPIKWGEVDPMQRGPVVATLTQQARRNVIGTHSGSYAVYRALAVASGALQSDHRADLTNTSPVEHIGPHPSWFNPDKIVSLDPFGANVGDAFASYYEQGYDIRPTIAITKAHINIPELQEAVVNGRLQADGKIMKSNGDLVVTKAAIEPVWYLPGIAKRFHISEGELRRALFEQTGGMFPELVTRSDLEVFLPPIGGVTVYIVGDVAAINDPSKPLSVRVHDECNGSDVFGSDICTCRPYLVHGIEVCIQTAQEGGAGIIVYCRKEGRALGEVTKFLVYNARKRQEGGDRADAYFSRTECVAGVQDMRFQELMTDVLHWLGVTRIDRLVSMSNMKYDAITQSGIEVVERVPIPEELIPQDARVEIEAKKAAGYYTTSEVLDADTLASVQGRSLES is encoded by the coding sequence ATGCCAAAGCAAAACAGCATCTACAGGCATATTGTTCTCACTTCGCATCCCAGTCGCTTTGGTCCCAAACCAATTCCTATCAAGTGGGGAGAAGTCGATCCCATGCAACGGGGTCCGGTGGTAGCTACGCTAACTCAGCAAGCACGCCGTAACGTCATTGGTACCCATTCTGGTAGTTATGCGGTGTACAGGGCATTAGCAGTGGCAAGCGGAGCTCTTCAATCAGATCACAGGGCAGATCTCACTAACACATCTCCTGTGGAGCACATTGGACCGCATCCAAGCTGGTTTAATCCAGATAAGATTGTGTCTCTTGACCCATTTGGGGCAAATGTTGGTGATGCTTTTGCATCATACTACGAACAGGGATATGATATACGTCCAACAATTGCTATCACTAAAGCTCACATCAACATACCTGAACTACAAGAAGCAGTGGTTAATGGGCGCTTGCAAGCCGATGGCAAGATTATGAAATCCAATGGCGATTTAGTTGTGACTAAAGCAGCAATTGAGCCAGTTTGGTATTTACCGGGAATTGCCAAGCGCTTCCACATTTCAGAGGGAGAATTGCGACGCGCTTTGTTTGAACAAACTGGGGGTATGTTCCCAGAATTGGTGACGCGTTCCGATCTTGAGGTCTTTTTACCACCGATTGGAGGTGTTACTGTATATATTGTAGGGGATGTAGCAGCTATCAATGACCCCAGTAAACCCTTATCAGTTAGAGTACATGACGAATGCAATGGTTCTGATGTGTTTGGTTCAGATATTTGTACCTGTCGTCCTTATTTGGTACACGGAATAGAAGTCTGCATACAAACAGCGCAAGAAGGTGGTGCTGGTATTATTGTTTACTGTCGCAAGGAAGGACGTGCTTTGGGAGAAGTGACGAAATTCTTGGTATATAATGCTCGCAAGCGTCAAGAAGGAGGCGATCGCGCTGATGCCTACTTTAGCCGGACTGAATGTGTGGCAGGTGTTCAGGATATGCGGTTTCAAGAACTGATGACGGATGTTTTGCACTGGTTGGGTGTGACTCGTATTGACCGCTTGGTGTCAATGAGTAATATGAAATACGACGCTATCACTCAGTCAGGAATTGAGGTGGTGGAAAGAGTTCCAATTCCAGAAGAACTGATTCCTCAAGATGCGCGAGTAGAAATAGAAGCTAAAAAAGCGGCTGGATACTATACCACATCTGAGGTATTGGATGCAGATACTTTGGCATCTGTTCAAGGGCGTTCTTTGGAAAGCTAG
- a CDS encoding tetratricopeptide repeat protein gives MDSLFINYLLEDLKNSDETVRDEATKKLWRIWFQQKGIHGLEVIERSQQLVDAGEMTQAEAILTELIHDQPDFAEAWNRRGFLYYINGQYQKSLADCQMVVHLNPVHFGALHGMGLCYAALGQYSEAIRAFRLALEIQPYSQVNQKLILECTLRLS, from the coding sequence ATGGATTCTTTATTTATCAATTACCTACTTGAAGACTTAAAAAATTCCGATGAGACAGTCCGCGACGAGGCTACCAAAAAACTGTGGCGGATTTGGTTTCAGCAAAAGGGAATTCACGGGCTAGAAGTCATCGAACGCAGCCAACAGTTAGTGGATGCAGGAGAAATGACTCAAGCTGAAGCAATTCTTACAGAACTCATTCACGACCAACCAGATTTTGCAGAAGCTTGGAATCGCCGTGGTTTTCTTTACTATATCAACGGTCAGTACCAAAAATCTCTAGCAGACTGTCAGATGGTTGTTCATCTCAACCCCGTGCATTTTGGCGCACTTCATGGTATGGGCTTGTGTTACGCGGCATTGGGACAGTATTCTGAAGCTATTAGAGCATTTCGCCTTGCTTTGGAAATCCAGCCCTATTCCCAAGTCAATCAAAAATTGATTTTAGAATGTACGCTTCGATTGAGCTAG
- the hisC gene encoding histidinol-phosphate transaminase, which yields MANYFRSNIDLMPAYTPSEQIQPSAKIIKLNSNENPYPPSPTVMEVLRNFDGESLRRYPNAFAQEFRQAASQALGVPVDWIITGNGSDELLSVVMRACAEPGRKVVYPVPTYVLYSTLTQMQAAESVEIPYSEDYRLPLEELIAVNGSVTFIASPNSPSGHMVPIEDLRKLATHLSGILAIDEAYVDFAEGNALDLTQEFENVISLRTLSKGYSLAGVRLGFAIAHPKLLSALYKVKDSYNVDAIAIAVGAAAMNDQAYKNACIEKIKASRKKLAIELKQLGFRVWNSQTNFLLVQPREGNAEELSQRLKEREILVRYFKQPRLDDKLRITIGTDEQNQVLVETLISLIQ from the coding sequence ATGGCGAACTATTTCCGTTCTAATATCGACCTAATGCCTGCTTATACGCCTAGCGAGCAGATCCAACCCAGTGCCAAGATTATTAAACTCAACAGCAATGAGAACCCGTATCCTCCCTCTCCTACAGTTATGGAAGTACTGCGGAACTTTGATGGGGAGTCATTGCGACGATATCCAAATGCATTTGCACAAGAGTTTCGACAAGCAGCAAGTCAAGCTTTAGGAGTTCCAGTTGATTGGATTATTACTGGAAATGGAAGTGATGAACTGTTGAGCGTTGTGATGCGAGCTTGTGCAGAACCGGGAAGGAAGGTAGTCTATCCAGTACCAACGTATGTGCTATACAGTACACTGACCCAAATGCAAGCTGCAGAAAGTGTTGAAATTCCCTACAGTGAAGACTACCGTTTACCCCTGGAGGAACTGATTGCCGTAAATGGTTCGGTAACATTTATTGCATCTCCTAATAGCCCTTCAGGGCATATGGTTCCTATAGAAGATCTCCGGAAGCTTGCAACTCATCTATCAGGGATTTTAGCGATTGATGAAGCCTATGTAGATTTTGCTGAAGGAAATGCATTAGATTTGACTCAAGAATTTGAGAATGTTATCTCACTCCGAACGCTTTCCAAGGGTTACTCATTGGCAGGTGTGCGGTTGGGATTTGCGATCGCACACCCTAAGTTGCTCAGTGCATTGTATAAGGTGAAGGATAGCTATAACGTTGATGCGATCGCAATAGCAGTTGGAGCGGCGGCAATGAATGACCAAGCTTATAAAAATGCTTGTATAGAAAAGATTAAAGCATCACGAAAAAAGCTAGCAATTGAGTTGAAACAATTGGGCTTTCGTGTTTGGAATTCTCAAACAAATTTCTTACTAGTACAACCAAGAGAAGGAAATGCAGAGGAACTGTCTCAAAGGTTAAAGGAACGCGAGATTTTGGTGCGTTATTTCAAACAGCCAAGATTGGATGATAAATTACGTATCACTATTGGTACTGATGAGCAAAATCAAGTCCTCGTAGAAACGCTGATTTCTCTTATTCAATAG
- a CDS encoding lysophospholipid acyltransferase family protein has protein sequence MFETIQRAREGLAMSRDRAVRDAIQEALQRMTALSEGVSESRASGATRRFVLRAFIQTLFKVNVENLEHLPHGAAVLASNHLNHIDPFLLLSQIPPSPYYYIFGDARTLYNKWWKRKILNFAGGVIPVERRWKEEMAVLEGAKAGREDLHDLAQAIEQDVPTGNSIQVLRQINTTIQTIFAQNNGILLFAEGRLGKNEGKLDLPLRQGAVIYALKAGVPIAPVGLIGTKNLYLGKELTIRFGEPLCFPQSNRPTREEVSTALEALEHALIALLPQNYEEPEGVKLFRHFLNQMLC, from the coding sequence ATGTTTGAAACAATCCAAAGAGCCAGAGAAGGACTTGCAATGTCTCGCGATCGGGCGGTTCGTGATGCGATTCAAGAAGCGCTTCAGCGAATGACAGCTCTTAGTGAAGGCGTATCTGAATCTAGAGCAAGTGGCGCTACTCGTCGTTTTGTCTTGCGGGCTTTCATTCAAACGCTTTTTAAAGTTAACGTTGAAAATTTGGAACACCTTCCTCATGGTGCTGCAGTGCTTGCTTCCAATCACCTCAATCACATCGACCCTTTTCTATTGTTGTCTCAAATTCCACCATCACCTTACTATTACATTTTTGGTGACGCACGGACACTCTACAATAAATGGTGGAAGCGCAAAATTTTAAATTTTGCAGGTGGTGTCATTCCTGTGGAACGTCGGTGGAAAGAAGAGATGGCAGTGCTCGAAGGCGCTAAAGCAGGAAGGGAAGATTTGCACGATCTAGCTCAAGCGATCGAACAAGATGTTCCGACTGGGAATTCGATTCAAGTACTGCGACAAATTAACACTACGATTCAGACAATTTTTGCTCAGAATAATGGTATCCTCTTGTTTGCTGAAGGACGATTGGGAAAAAATGAGGGGAAATTGGACTTGCCGCTAAGACAAGGGGCTGTCATTTATGCATTGAAAGCAGGAGTGCCAATAGCACCAGTTGGGCTGATTGGAACAAAAAACCTCTATTTGGGAAAAGAGTTAACTATAAGATTCGGCGAACCTTTGTGCTTTCCCCAATCAAACCGACCAACACGAGAGGAAGTGAGCACAGCTTTAGAAGCATTGGAGCATGCATTAATCGCCCTCTTGCCACAAAACTATGAGGAGCCAGAAGGTGTAAAGTTGTTCCGTCATTTTCTCAACCAAATGCTGTGCTAG
- a CDS encoding RNA-binding S4 domain-containing protein: MDKSDGTIKLDQFLKLMGIASTGGQAKLMVQAGDVKVNGSVETRRGRQLVSGDEVTVGSQTLKVDLNNS; encoded by the coding sequence ATGGATAAAAGTGACGGTACAATTAAACTAGACCAGTTTTTAAAGTTGATGGGTATAGCATCCACTGGAGGGCAAGCCAAACTCATGGTTCAGGCGGGTGATGTCAAAGTAAATGGTTCAGTTGAAACCCGACGGGGACGACAATTAGTATCGGGTGATGAAGTGACGGTTGGAAGCCAAACACTGAAAGTAGACTTAAATAATTCCTAG
- a CDS encoding diacylglycerol/lipid kinase family protein has product MKHARLIMNPVSGTDEPNPLKLPDIFAALEAEGIRADLAFTKPDESPAVIAQRVVEEGYYDMVIVGGGDGTVSEVAKGLLHAPIPLGILPIGTYNNIARTLNLPMDIFQACQVLGRGQIKSIDVGKANDEHFFLEAAGVGLDATLFPLGEEIKGGRWGRMLQAFRLAMGYQPQSLKIELDRPIAQARTHPLPSPRFLRRKIASRNEFQTKALLVVIANTPYYGAAFMVAPNAIVDDGLLTVTIYRQFSKWELVRHFWSISRGQYNYNPKIETYQVASVRLSSNAKLPVHTDGHQIGEVPVTLKVLKQALKVVLPDVDTPTYQSQDDANPPIVLPVESEKEVDD; this is encoded by the coding sequence ATGAAACACGCACGTCTAATTATGAATCCGGTGTCTGGGACCGATGAACCTAATCCCCTGAAACTACCAGATATTTTTGCCGCACTAGAAGCAGAAGGCATTCGGGCTGACTTAGCATTTACCAAACCTGATGAATCTCCGGCGGTAATTGCCCAACGAGTTGTTGAAGAAGGTTACTACGATATGGTCATCGTAGGGGGCGGTGATGGTACAGTCAGCGAAGTTGCAAAAGGATTGCTTCATGCCCCAATTCCACTGGGAATTTTACCAATTGGTACTTATAATAATATTGCTCGAACCCTGAATTTACCAATGGATATTTTCCAAGCCTGTCAAGTTTTGGGTCGGGGGCAAATTAAGAGCATTGATGTTGGAAAAGCCAATGACGAGCACTTCTTTTTAGAAGCAGCTGGAGTAGGGCTAGATGCAACTTTATTTCCGCTTGGCGAAGAAATTAAAGGGGGAAGATGGGGACGAATGCTTCAAGCTTTTCGCTTAGCTATGGGTTATCAACCGCAATCTTTAAAGATTGAGTTAGATCGTCCCATTGCCCAAGCTAGAACTCACCCATTGCCAAGTCCAAGATTTTTAAGACGAAAAATAGCAAGTCGCAACGAATTTCAGACTAAAGCTTTATTGGTTGTGATTGCAAATACACCTTATTATGGTGCTGCATTTATGGTCGCACCAAATGCGATCGTCGATGACGGTTTGCTAACAGTCACCATTTACCGTCAATTTAGTAAGTGGGAACTAGTGCGCCATTTTTGGTCAATCAGTCGGGGACAGTACAACTACAACCCCAAAATTGAAACTTACCAAGTTGCATCGGTTCGTCTCTCCTCAAACGCCAAATTACCCGTTCATACCGATGGACATCAAATTGGTGAAGTCCCAGTGACCTTGAAAGTACTCAAGCAAGCATTAAAAGTGGTTCTTCCAGACGTTGACACGCCAACTTATCAATCTCAAGATGATGCTAATCCGCCTATCGTGCTTCCTGTTGAGTCAGAGAAAGAGGTGGATGATTAG
- a CDS encoding peroxidase family protein, which yields MQSIPFQFSHGGYIKEQAVERSVEGTGTRAIDVETDFDYLFPELAKDPNSLLPATNTKDIIAKLKALGDAMIDNTDSAQIPPQAPISSTIPPVFTYLGQFIDHDITANTDRTAEDLKTDITKEDFKPLPPSTVIEKLKNLRRPTFDLDSVYGDGPTLDPSSPTEAKGFYQENDPVKLKVGKATDAPGIPGVKIPPEGDLTRDLPRDENKRAIIGDSRNDENLIVAQLHVAFLRFHNAVVDWVRANEPENSGDNVSLFNRAQQLVRWHYQWLVINDFLKTLTVKGTVDSILSGGLKFYKLRNGELYMPLEFSVAAYRFGHSLIRGAYDHNRNFTDRQLTPPPVTNSTFDLLFLFTGKGGLGGNPTLPFNWIIEWNRFADKGRASIRGRNSARRIDTRLTKFLSNMENEIDPSKTEAINKLLQHLAKRNLLRGYFLSIPTGQSLADKLGVKRLTAEELQRRNSTQMNQALAPFLEKTPAWYYILKESEIRANGDSLGEVGSRIVAETFIGLMRNDDSSYLSQDWNPSQGVKLPNGKEIREIGDLLKFAGVML from the coding sequence ATGCAAAGCATCCCATTTCAATTTAGCCACGGTGGTTATATCAAGGAACAGGCTGTAGAAAGGTCTGTTGAAGGAACTGGTACGCGAGCGATCGACGTGGAGACGGATTTTGATTACCTTTTTCCAGAACTTGCTAAAGATCCAAACAGCCTACTCCCAGCTACAAATACCAAAGATATAATTGCAAAACTCAAAGCTTTGGGCGATGCAATGATTGACAACACTGATTCTGCCCAAATTCCACCACAAGCACCAATTAGCTCAACAATACCTCCAGTTTTTACTTATTTGGGACAATTTATCGACCATGATATTACTGCCAACACAGATCGCACTGCTGAAGATCTAAAAACTGACATTACCAAGGAGGATTTCAAACCTCTACCACCCAGCACTGTCATTGAGAAACTCAAAAATTTGCGCCGACCCACATTCGATCTTGACAGTGTTTATGGTGACGGGCCAACTCTAGATCCCAGTTCTCCTACGGAAGCAAAGGGTTTCTATCAAGAAAACGACCCCGTCAAACTGAAAGTGGGTAAAGCGACTGACGCTCCAGGTATACCTGGAGTTAAAATTCCACCTGAAGGCGATTTGACACGCGATCTGCCACGCGATGAGAACAAGAGAGCTATCATTGGTGACAGTCGCAACGACGAGAATCTAATTGTGGCACAACTCCATGTTGCCTTCCTGCGGTTCCATAATGCAGTTGTAGATTGGGTACGGGCTAACGAACCTGAAAATTCTGGAGACAATGTAAGTCTGTTCAATCGGGCGCAACAGTTAGTTCGCTGGCACTACCAGTGGCTGGTTATCAATGATTTTCTCAAAACATTGACTGTAAAGGGAACAGTAGATAGTATCCTAAGCGGGGGTCTGAAATTTTACAAACTCCGGAATGGTGAACTCTATATGCCCCTTGAATTCTCCGTTGCAGCTTATCGCTTTGGACATAGTTTGATACGCGGTGCATATGACCATAACCGTAATTTTACTGACAGACAATTAACTCCTCCACCAGTTACTAATTCAACATTCGATTTACTCTTTCTCTTTACAGGTAAAGGAGGTTTAGGAGGTAATCCCACTCTCCCCTTTAACTGGATTATCGAGTGGAACCGTTTTGCAGACAAAGGAAGAGCTTCTATAAGAGGCAGAAATTCAGCACGCAGGATTGACACGCGTTTGACAAAGTTTTTGTCAAATATGGAAAATGAAATCGACCCAAGTAAGACCGAGGCCATTAACAAACTTCTCCAGCACCTTGCCAAGAGAAACCTACTGCGTGGATACTTCCTCAGTATTCCCACAGGACAGAGTCTAGCTGATAAATTAGGTGTCAAAAGATTGACAGCTGAAGAACTTCAGCGCCGTAATTCAACACAAATGAATCAAGCCCTTGCACCTTTCCTAGAAAAGACTCCAGCATGGTATTACATTCTTAAAGAGTCTGAAATTCGGGCCAATGGCGACTCCTTGGGTGAAGTTGGTAGCCGCATTGTTGCTGAAACCTTCATTGGTTTGATGAGAAACGATGATTCTTCCTACCTTAGCCAAGATTGGAACCCATCTCAAGGCGTCAAGCTACCAAATGGTAAAGAAATTCGCGAGATTGGTGACTTGTTGAAGTTTGCTGGAGTCATGCTTTAA
- a CDS encoding ribbon-helix-helix protein, CopG family, giving the protein MSTGKGKKRIKNQPVLYSSLKKQKGLWLTTEIWELVEQQAALNGLSRSEYIEQLIRKYHAR; this is encoded by the coding sequence ATGTCAACAGGAAAAGGCAAAAAAAGGATAAAAAATCAACCTGTCCTTTATAGTTCTTTGAAAAAACAAAAAGGACTATGGCTAACAACAGAAATATGGGAACTAGTAGAGCAACAAGCAGCTTTAAATGGTTTAAGTCGTAGCGAATATATTGAGCAGCTAATACGAAAATATCACGCCCGTTAA
- a CDS encoding aminotransferase class V-fold PLP-dependent enzyme: MNVEADGLFGAPPITVVVGEEVHPSLLKALGLLGLGRNRVVKVPLDSQGRMRPEAIPFVTSPALVCTQVGNVNTGACDPVGDICERTRTSGVWVHVDGAFGLWAAASPSLAYLTDGVEQADSWATDAHKWLNVPYDSNTARLRESEA; the protein is encoded by the coding sequence ATGAATGTAGAGGCTGATGGGTTGTTTGGCGCACCACCCATTACAGTCGTGGTTGGAGAAGAAGTACATCCGAGTTTGCTCAAAGCACTGGGATTATTGGGATTGGGTCGCAATCGAGTGGTAAAAGTACCACTAGACTCTCAAGGGCGGATGCGTCCGGAGGCAATCCCGTTTGTGACAAGTCCTGCGCTCGTTTGTACCCAAGTCGGAAACGTCAACACTGGTGCATGCGATCCCGTGGGCGACATTTGCGAACGTACACGGACATCAGGAGTGTGGGTACACGTTGATGGTGCGTTCGGACTTTGGGCTGCAGCATCTCCATCTTTAGCTTATCTGACAGATGGTGTGGAACAAGCAGACTCTTGGGCAACGGATGCTCATAAGTGGTTGAATGTGCCTTATGATAGCAATACTGCTCGGTTAAGGGAAAGTGAAGCCTAA
- a CDS encoding FAD-dependent monooxygenase, with translation MNQVVIVGAGPTGATLALLLVKRGISVKLIEASRNFQRVFRGEGLMPSGLDALEQMELLSVLESIPNRPLDAWEFSINNRTLFRVNEPIEPGGKPCTLVSQPALLEKLINLASTYPNFEFVQGTTVRDLHWSDKRVSGVKLGDDRSFFADLVIGADGRNSIVRSCANLHLEQQSQSFDILWFKLADSPRFETENIFYSILHGDRAFGLFRSSEGNLQVGWALRERDSLDWKHVDWPVMLASASPPWLAEHFQHNAQTIERPVLLSVVVGRCPRWYTPGLLLLGDAAHPMSPIRAQGINMALRDVIVTANHLVTLLLSEARYAAIDAALPQIQAEREPEIIRAQQLQAEEASLAERLGNSAFLRWGASQFAPLISNPVRQSWLKRQRELRQGVRQIKLTV, from the coding sequence ATGAATCAAGTTGTCATTGTTGGAGCAGGACCAACTGGTGCAACACTAGCACTCCTCCTAGTCAAACGAGGCATATCAGTCAAACTCATTGAAGCATCCCGTAACTTCCAAAGAGTATTTCGCGGTGAGGGACTGATGCCCAGTGGGCTAGATGCCCTAGAACAGATGGAGTTACTATCCGTACTAGAGTCCATTCCAAATCGCCCCCTAGATGCTTGGGAATTCTCCATCAACAACCGAACGCTATTTCGAGTGAATGAACCAATCGAACCGGGTGGTAAGCCTTGCACCCTCGTTTCACAGCCCGCCCTCCTCGAAAAATTAATTAATCTTGCCAGCACCTATCCCAATTTTGAGTTCGTCCAGGGTACAACCGTCAGGGATTTACACTGGAGCGACAAACGGGTTTCTGGTGTAAAATTAGGTGACGATCGCTCGTTTTTTGCCGATTTAGTCATTGGAGCAGATGGTCGTAATTCCATTGTTCGTAGCTGTGCCAACTTGCATTTAGAGCAACAATCTCAAAGCTTTGATATTCTGTGGTTTAAATTAGCAGATAGCCCGCGCTTTGAAACTGAGAATATCTTTTATTCAATTCTTCACGGCGATCGTGCATTTGGGTTGTTCCGTTCCTCAGAAGGCAATCTCCAAGTAGGCTGGGCGCTTCGCGAACGCGACTCCCTAGACTGGAAACACGTCGATTGGCCTGTTATGCTTGCTTCCGCATCACCCCCATGGTTGGCAGAGCATTTCCAGCACAATGCTCAAACTATTGAGCGACCCGTGTTGTTATCTGTTGTCGTTGGGCGCTGTCCGCGCTGGTACACACCAGGATTACTACTTTTAGGAGACGCCGCTCACCCCATGTCACCTATCCGCGCTCAAGGTATTAATATGGCATTACGAGATGTTATTGTTACAGCCAATCATCTCGTTACCCTGTTGCTTTCGGAAGCTAGATATGCAGCAATTGATGCCGCGCTACCACAAATTCAAGCCGAGCGAGAACCAGAGATTATTCGAGCACAGCAACTTCAAGCTGAGGAAGCCTCTCTTGCCGAACGATTGGGTAACAGCGCATTCTTAAGATGGGGGGCGAGTCAATTTGCTCCTTTAATTAGCAACCCTGTTCGACAGTCTTGGCTCAAGCGACAGCGTGAGTTGCGTCAAGGCGTCAGGCAAATAAAATTAACCGTTTAA